A single Eleginops maclovinus isolate JMC-PN-2008 ecotype Puerto Natales chromosome 5, JC_Emac_rtc_rv5, whole genome shotgun sequence DNA region contains:
- the ftr84 gene encoding tripartite motif-containing protein 16, producing MAESGFPLPPEDFCALCADTLRDPVTIPCGDTYCLECIKVYWDQFDHMGVYRCPQCRATYTPRPVLKRNLPDVNQQTQRQLPELTPFPYMHRESFCDFCVGHRKKAVKSCLMCLAYYCETHVKPHYESSTFKRHKLVDEMGHLDRKICPQHEKGLELFCRTDQMCICVLCTVREHRSHNITSAEEERNEKQKVLVVTQSEVQYIIQERMKELQELKHNVEVLKSGAQRAQAESDKTFHEMLQAVERWKAEIHQMITANMQSAMSQAEGYVDRLEQEIQELQRRDAELRQILETEDNIHFLQNFPTLCVPPEAMVPKVLINPQFSFGEMSKTAMEMKENLDDICKKELSKISKTVSETPVYILLPRNGDKRLKVPSRVDFQEPKTRMDFLRYTCKMSFDPNTVYKELVLSEGNQKVTRKKTVHFHPDHPERFDGFSQVLCMESFTGFRFYWEAEWSGEFSIGVAYKTISRKGKNSHSLLGYNEKSWSLLCSDSGYSAWHNKVERDLPEAPRATRIGVYLDYAGNTVAFYSVSEHNMVLIHRFKAQFSEPLYAGFGVGSSVTLCQLKKNAKPY from the exons ATGGCTGAGTCTGGTTTCCCTTTACCACCAGAGGACTTCTGTGCACTGTGTGCGGACACACTAAGAGACCCGGTCACCATCCCCTGTGGAGACACCTACTGCCTGGAGTGCATCAAGGTCTACTGGGACCAGTTTGACCACATGGGTGTGTACAGGTGCCCACAGTGCCGCGCCACCTATACCCCGCGACCCGTGCTTAAACGAAATCTGCCCGACGTGAACCAACAGACACAACGCCAGCTCCCGGAGCTCACTCCTTTCCCATACATGCATCGAGAATCCTTCTGCGATTTCTGTGTTGGCCATCGCAAAAAGGCTGTTAAGTCTTGCCTCATGTGCCTGGCCTATTACTGCGAAACTCATGTCAAGCCACATTATGAGTCATCCACTTTCAAAAGACACAAGCTGGTCGATGAGATGGGCCACCTGGACAGGAAAATCTGCCCCCAGCATGAAAAAGGCCTCGAGCTGTTCTGTCGCACTGACCAGATGTGCATCTGTGTGCTGTGTACGGTCAGAGAGCACCGCAGCCACAACATTACCTCAGCAGAAGAAGAGCGCAATGAGAAACAA AAAGTCCTGGTGGTCACCCAGTCTGAGGTCCAGTACATCATTCAGGAGAGGATGAAGGAGTTGCAGGAGCTCAAACATAATGTGGAAGTTCTCAAA agtGGTGCCCAACGAGCACAGGCAGAAAGTGATAAGACCTTTCATGAAATGCTGCAGGCGGTGGAGCGCTGGAAGGCTGAAATCCATCAGATGATAACAGCCAACATGCAGTCTGCGATGTCGCAGGCTGAGGGCTACGTGGACCGCCTTGAGCAGGAGATACAGGAGCTGCAGCGCAGAGACGCAGAGCTTCGGCAGATCCTCGAAACAGAGGACAACATTCACTTCCTGCAG AATTTTCCGACCCTTTGCGTTCCTCCGGAGGCCATGGTGCCCAAAGTGCTCATCAACCCTCAGTTCTCTTTTGGAGAGATGAGTAAGACGGCCATGGAGATGAAGGAAAATCTGGACGATATATGTAAGAAGGAATTGAGCAAAATCTCCAAAACAG TTAGTGAAACCCCAGTGTACATACTTTTGCCAAGAAATGGAGACAAACGACTCAAAG TTCCTTCCAGAGTTGATTTTCAGGAGCCAAAAACCAGGATGGACTTCTTAAGAT ACACCTGCAAGATGTCCTTTGATCCAAACACAGTCTATAAAGAGCTGGTCCTGTCTGAGGGCAACCAGAAGGTCACGCGAAAGAAAACAGTCCACTTTCACCCAGATCACCCAGAACGCTTTGATGGTTTCTCGCAGGTGTTGTGCATGGAGTCTTTTACTGGTTTCAGGTTTTACTGGGAGGCAGAGTGGAGTGGCGAGTTTTCCATTGGGGTGGCCTACAAGACCATCAGTCGCAAAGGGAAGAACTCGCACAGCCTGCTGGGCTACAACGAAAAGTCCTGGAGTCTCCTTTGCTCGGACTCAGGCTACTCTGCCTGGCACAACAAAGTAGAGAGAGACCTTCCTGAAGCTCCCAGAGCCACACGGATTGGTGTGTACCTGGATTATGCTGGAAACACTGTGGCCTTTTACTCAGTATCAGAACACAACATGGTGCTGATCCACAGATTCAAAGCTCAGTTCAGTGAGCCTTTGTATGCTGGTTTTGGTGTAGGCTCTTCTGTAACCCTCTGCCAGctaaagaaaaatgcaaagccttactaa
- the tppp2 gene encoding tubulin polymerization-promoting protein family member 2: MAEGTVSVAEVETAFQKFAVHGDTKATGKEMNGKNFVKLCKDCKIIDGKNVTTTDVDIVFSKNKAKSARVITFEQFNQALIELAPKRFKGKSKEDSLQQLYSLIVGKEPANIGVTKVAKAAAVDRLTDTTKYTGAHKERFDESGKGKGKVGREDVPDDSGYVGAYKGSGSYDEKVKEA, from the exons ATGGCTGAGGGCACCGTGTCAGTTGCAGAGGTGGAGACCGCCTTCCAGAAGTTTGCAGTCCATGGAGACACTAAGGCCACAGGGAAGGAGATGAACGGCAAAAACTTTGTAAAGCTCTGCAAGGACTGCAAAATCATCGACGGCAAGAATGTCACCACTACAGATGTTGACATAGTTTTCAGTAAAAATAA GGCAAAGTCAGCTCGTGTAATTACATTTGAGCAGTTCAACCAGGCCCTGATAGAGCTGGCTCCCAAACGTTTTAAAGGGAAGAGCAAAGAGGACTCTCTTCAGCAGCTCTATAGTCTCATTGTTGGCAAGGAGCCTGCCAACATCGGAGTCACT AAAGTGGCAAAGGCAGCAGCAGTGGATAGACTGACCGACACCACAAAGTATACCGGAGCTCACAAGGAGAGGTTTGACGAGTCAggcaaaggaaaaggaaaagtcGGTCGCGAGGACGTCCCAGACGACAGTGGCTATGTAGGGGCTTACAAGGGCAGCGGTAGTTATGATGAAAAAGTGAAGGAAGCATAA